Proteins found in one Plasmodium malariae genome assembly, chromosome: 13 genomic segment:
- the PmUG01_13030300 gene encoding coatamer beta subunit, putative: protein MGNFEIEKNCTLYICTDNYEIPSISEIQKKLESQNVEKKIEGMEHLIFNIIQGEPYGNLLMCVIRFIVPHKDHRLKKMSHIFFEIVDKCNNDGSLKEEMILVCNALRNDIISPNEYVRGSTLRLLSKIKYLKIIDPLIEAITKNLSHRHSYVRKNAISCIHTIIKEHGIDVIPNSIKEVEKILFLENDISTKRSALSMLIDVDPLTTLKYILSLNDQLYDTADVILLEVIHLFKKLYIPHVFDDSYLLINDEDEENEEDKETEGSGSEELDEESCEYWLNEAEANNANLLGSRRGKENFGLLGRNIKNGSMPIMQTGSIASVGMVYGSDVQLYSNANGNVSNNVSGNVSGNVSGNVSGNVSGNVSGNVSGNVSGNIGGGSNGVLNVLSEDIQFKKKKVNENEYGIYKNKVINILLNMLNKNVSNSVLYEGACCLLYMSNSVLSIKTASECFIKLLINQHDNNIKLIVIDKLYYIMCKWKNVLENFSMDLLRALNFPSKDIKVKILNLVLHVLTKRNVHLVLNVLKKELLKLNEQVVYTKNITNKGVAQGGANGIINTGSSSGVSSQPLNNFSGNSKDLNQVNNLSTNYQEMTNYKKILIKSLQHVCNMYSDECLNIVDLLLIYVNDDEKEINYEAAVCIRKLANNEKFQNNILQKIVDSIFIIKKSNILRIFFWVLGQYMNDQNMIINFLNKLYDNLSSFLNSHMEYDMINKVQNENLKKNRTMNNNFNAVSNSNIQTKTVILEDGTYATEAFLKTKSLTPLDDQHNSHSFAYNLLSDNDDLLLSVLCVCITKLYFKLLSKVNSIFDFLNTSVEKHPLGEKPDPDLSTNFTLKGPIEITDINGREGKEINILGKQGEMEKPGTQLNECNDEVAVHVSSLKSDAETAVKNINEFRNKCIYILASIIKYIVQKNMKSAVSIYENDSNVIRINQCLKIFLRITIGKKITDEKTKNLIRAFINGDNYYQAFLEKEEEKYCSIYGSTYKNMKKKCNNQKDLITRGLIGINKDTGEHILQGDDEKENVDDDIYFRVLKEKKYMLNMVDDEPVSVNENLEKLKLKYTLNNDMLFEENEFKYPSFKHNYSSLFLAKLYKTQRLTGTDDDIFIEAFPIISSVNLIVEFYVYNQSGVYLQNIYINLSTHGNLKPIDKIPGFNLSPNEKRKFKITIKVHTTETGIIYGYVFYEKKNDKNKNYLVLSELNINMTDYINASFISSHLFRIMWSEFEWENKININTSIRYDKEGEGQVRALCHTHNSCALAEFIHDIVTDSFELLKLIIKHTNMTIVEKFMPLEYYVLETKNKPEQVNISPIDIYISYISTLEDLKCLINNSAFFSVNLFSRSIFGEDSLANLSVQKNPDGKLSGSIRLRSRTQGIALSLGDKITLVQTGISSEMQ from the exons ATGGGGAACTTCGAAATTGAGAAAAATTGTACCCTGTATATTTGCACCGATAATTATGAAATTCCGTCGATTAGTGAAATTCAAAAGAAACTTGAGAGTCAAAATGTAGAGAAGAAAATAGAAGGAATGgaacatttaatatttaatataatacaagGAGAACCATATGGTAATTTGTTAATGTGTGTAATAAGATTTATAGTACCACATAAAGATCATCGTTTAAAAAAGATGAgtcatatatttttcgaaATTGTagataaatgtaataatgatGGAagtttaaaagaagaaatgatATTAGTATGTAATGCTTTAagaaatgatataatatCACCTAATGAATATGTAAGAGGATCAACATTAAGATtgttaagtaaaataaaatacctAAAGATAATCGATCCATTAATAGAAGCTATTACTAAGAATTTAAGTCATAGACATAGTTATGTACGAAAAAATGCAATCAGTTGTATTCATACTATTATTAAAGAACATGGAATTGATGTAATACCAAATTCAATTAAAGAGGTcgagaaaattttatttcttgaaAATGATATATCGACAAAACGTAGTGCATTATCTATGTTAATTGATGTAGATCCATTAActactttaaaatatatattgtccTTAAATGATCAACTATATGATACAGCTGATGTTATATTGTTAGAGGTTATACATCTTTtcaaaaagttatatattcCACATGTCTTTGATGATTCTTATTTATTGATAAATGATGAAGACGAAGAAAACGAGGAAGATAAAGAAACCGAGGGAAGTGGGTCTGAAGAATTGGACGAGGAAAGTTGTGAATATTGGCTTAATGAAGCAGAAGCGAACAATGCTAATTTGTTGGGGTCGAGAAGGGGTAAGGAAAATTTTGGTCTCCTAGGAAGGAACATAAAGAATGGAAGCATGCCGATCATGCAGACAGGGAGTATTGCCTCTGTTGGTATGGTATATGGGAGCGATGTACAACTGTACAGCAATGCTAATGGCAATGTTAGCAACAATGTTAGCGGCAATGTTAGCGGCAATGTTAGCGGCAATGTTAGCGGCAATGTTAGCGGCAATGTTAGCGGCAATGTTAGCGGCAATGTTAGCGGCAATATTGGCGGAGGTAGTAACGGTGTGTTGAACGTGCTAAGTGAAGATATTCagtttaaaaagaaaaaagttaatGAAAACGAGTATGGTATATACAAGAATAAGGTAATTAACATACTGTTGAACATGCTGAACAAGAATGTTAGTAATAGTGTATTGTATGAAGGAGCTTGTTGCTTACTGTACATGAGTAATTCTGTGTTGAGTATTAAAACTGCTAGTGAATGCTTTATAAAACTGTTAATAAATCAgcatgataataatataaaactaaTAGTTATAGACAAgctgtattatattatgtgtaAATGGAAAAACGTGCTAGAAAATTTTAGTATGGATTTATTGAGGGCTTTAAATTTCCCATCGAAAGATATTaaggtaaaaatattaaatttagtaTTACATGTATTGACAAAAAGAAATGTGCATTTAGTGCTAAACGTTTTAAAGAaggaattattaaaattaaatgaacaaGTTGTTTATACAAAGAATATAACGAATAAAGGTGTTGCTCAAGGAGGCGCTAATGGCATTATCAATACTGGATCAAGCAGTGGGGTATCAAGTCAACCTCTGAACAATTTTAGTGGCAACAGTAAGGACCTTAATCAGGTGAATAATTTATCGACAAATTATCAAGAAATGACAAATTacaagaaaattttaataaaatcttTACAACATGTATGCAATATGTACTCTGATGAATGCTTAAATATTGTTGActtgttattaatatatgtaaatgatgATGAGAAAGAAATTAATTATGAAGCAGCTGTATGTATTAGGAAGTTAgctaataatgaaaaatttcaaaataatatactgcAAAAGATTGTGGattcaatttttattataaagaaatCAAATATATTGCGTATTTTCTTTTGGGTATTAGGTCAATACATGAATGATCAAAATATgatcataaattttttgaacaaATTATATGATAATTTGTCATCTTTTCTAAATAGTCATATGGAATATGATATGATAAATAAagtacaaaatgaaaatttaaaaaaaaatagaacgatgaacaataattttaacgCAGTATCTAATTCAAATATTCAAACAAAAACAGTTATATTAGAAGATGGTACATATGCTACTGAAGCCTTTTTGAAAACAAAGAGTTTGACTCCTTTAGATGATCAACATAATTCTCATTCTTTTGCTTACAATTTGTTAAGTGATAATGATGATTTGCTTCTATCTGTTCTCTGTGTGTGTATTAcaaaattgtattttaaattactttCCAAAGTTAACTCTATTTTCgactttttaaatacatcTGTGGAAAAGCACCCATTGGGGGAGAAACCGGATCCTGATTTGTCCACGAATTTTACTCTAAAGGGGCCAATCGAAATTACTGATATTAACGGCAGGGAGGGAAAGGAGATAAATATTCTAGGGAAGCAGGGGGAAATGGAAAAGCCTGGGACGCAGCTTAATGAGTGCAATGATGAGGTAGCTGTACACGTAAGCAGCCTGAAGAGCGATGCGGAAACGGCggtgaaaaatattaacgaGTTTAGAAAtaagtgcatatatatattggccagtattattaaatatattgttcaGAAGAACATGAAAAGCGCAGTTAGCATATACGAAAACGACAGCAACGTGATAAGAATAAATCAGTgccttaaaatttttttaaggatAACGATTGGAAAGAAAATAACggatgaaaaaacaaaaaatttgatCAGAGCATTTATAAATGGAGATAACTATTACCAAGCATTTTtagaaaaggaagaagaaaaatattgcaGCATATATGGTtcaacatataaaaatatgaaaaagaaatgtaaCAATCAGAAGGATTTAATAACTCGCGGTTTAATTGGTATAAATAAAGATACTGGTGAACATATATTACAGGGTGAtgatgaaaaggaaaatgtagatgatgatatatattttagggtattaaaagagaaaaagtatatgttaaatatggTAGATGACGAACCAGTGTCCGTGaatgaaaatttagaaaaattaaaattaaaatatactttaaataatgatatgttatttgaagaaaatgaatttaaataTCCTTCATTTAAACACAATTATTCGTCTCTCTTTTTGGCAAAATTGTATAAAACTCAGAGATTAACAGGAACAGATGATGACATATTTATTGAAGCTTTTCCAATCATTTCGAGCGTCAATCTTATTGTAGagttttatgtatataaccAATCAGGTGTGTACTtacagaatatatatattaatctaTCAACACATGGAAATTTAAAACCAATAGACAAAATACCTGGCTTTAATTTATCTCCTAATGAAAAacgaaaatttaaaataacgATAAAGGTTCATACAACAGAAACTGGTATTATATATGGCTAtgtattttatgaaaaaaaaaatgataaaaataaaaattatcttgTCCTTAGTGAACTCAACATTAATATGACGGATTACATAAATGCTTCCTTTATATCTTCGCACCTCTTTCGTATTATGTGGTCGGAGTTCGAGTGGGAGAACAAGATTAACATTAACACGTCCATCAGGTATGATAAAGAGGGAGAGGGACAAGTCCGTGCGCTGTGCCACACGCATAACTCATGTGCTCTGGCGGAATTTATTCATGACATTGTTAC GGATTCCTTCGAATTGTTGAAGCTcataataaaacatacaaATATGACAATAGTAGAGAAGTTTATGCCTCTGGAATACTATGTGCtggaaacaaaaaataaaccGGAGCAAGTGAATATCAGTCCTATTGACATATACATATCGTACATATCCACGTTAGAAGACCTCAAATGTTTGATTAACAATTCTgcatttttttctgttaacTTATTTTCTCGAAGTATTTTTGGAGAAGATTCTTTGGCCAACTTGTCTGTTCAGAAAAATCCCGACGGAAAGTTGTCAGGAAGCATAAGGCTAAGAAGCAGGACACAG ggAATAGCCCTTAGCTTAGGAGATAAAATAACCTTAGTTCAAACAGGGATAAGCTCGGAAATGCAATGA
- the PmUG01_13030400 gene encoding mitochondrial ribosomal protein L15 precursor, putative, with amino-acid sequence MASCIILKKLLSVHKDTLYRYLSNVSNVRNVSNISSEKYFERENAKKDTNDNINHVSESRNKSNCNYSELKVGKHFREIFHDGSEKNFESHPFNRRFAYSKKSLFPIEPRNLRTLGLNRQRKKKRGRGDKCPGKGIRDKHKHRKSGRPNSRTFESGRTPLYRRLPKWPEAWLSRQKKNYDCLNLSKLRYFIEKGRLDTRFPITQRHLHDSKCVKVKNGVKLFNVNDYPFPYKIDIEVSNADQSSIDVIKKVGGSVTIIYMERVNLRAHIKPYKFEILPRTARPNLDMIHFLEKMRSKGCIVKYIKPLWLIEEEKRIINELTEIEESSKLSEISQVNTNINRSRKTHKVHVTGDKEHAYMHNDEEDEDARRYRILQKYRLQNTQMRGEE; translated from the coding sequence atggCTAGCTgcattatattaaaaaaattgttaagcGTCCATAAAGATACTCTGTACAGATATTTAAGCAATGTAAGCAATGTACGCAATGTAAGCAATATTAGCAGTGAAAAATATTTCGAAAGggaaaatgcaaaaaaagaCACAAATGACAATATAAATCATGTAAGTGAGAGCAGAAACAAGTCCAACTGCAATTATTCTGAGTTAAAAGTGGGGAAACATTTCAGAGAGATATTTCATGATGGATcggaaaaaaattttgaaagtCATCCATTTAACAGAAGATTTGCATATAGTAAGAAAAGTTTATTTCCAATTGAACCAAGGAATTTACGAACATTGGGATTAAACAGGcaacggaaaaaaaaaagaggaagagGTGACAAATGCCCAGGTAAAGGTATAAGagataaacataaacatagAAAATCAGGTAGACCAAATAGCAGAACGTTTGAAAGTGGTAGAACCCCATTATATAGAAGATTGCCCAAATGGCCTGAAGCTTGGTTAAGTagacaaaagaaaaattatgattgtttaaatttatcaaaattgagatattttattgaaaaggGAAGATTAGATACTAGATTTCCAATCACTCAAAGACATTTACATGATTCGAAATGTGTTAAGGTAAAAAATGgtgttaaattatttaatgttaaCGATTATCCTTTCCCCTACAAAATCGACATTGAGGTTTCTAATGCTGACCAATCTTCTATtgatgtaattaaaaaagtaggAGGCTCTGTAACCATTATTTATATGGAAAGAGTTAATCTAAGAGCACATATAAAACCTTAcaaatttgaaatattacCAAGAACCGCAAGACCTAACCTTGATATGATTCATTTTTTAGAGAAAATGAGAAGCAAAGGTTGtattgttaaatatattaaaccaTTATGGTTaatagaagaagaaaaaagaattataaatgaattaacaGAAATAGAAGAAAGTTCAAAATTATCCGAAATTTCACAAGTCAATACAAATATTAACAGGTCAAGAAAAACACATAAGGTACATGTAACAGGTGACAAGGaacatgcatatatgcataacgACGAAGAGGATGAAGATGCCAGAAGATATagaatattacaaaaatacaGATTACAGAATACGCAAATGAGGGGAGAGGAATAA
- the PmUG01_13030500 gene encoding conserved Plasmodium protein, unknown function translates to MKDIALFFLPVGITLSILLLSGVALFQRMAIYVQKKSINFQIYTLQINVSISSIISLYTLLRLSCTIFELRNYTDVNGNYENIGFQNMNRSYLKKIRLQRNFWMLLLCSVAWTFYIRFTYLLLYYREKVKRSDNEYEKVLEEKREERIYNKILQSGKVIPKNSNILKEEYNNIVENKYVSSDATTDGNDDSKEMSSVLADDSKKNASIRQRR, encoded by the coding sequence ATGAAGGACattgctcttttttttttaccagtGGGCATAACTTTAtcaattttgttattaagCGGCGTAGCGTTGTTTCAACGGATGGCCATAtatgttcaaaaaaaaagcataaattttcaaatttacaCCCTCCAAATAAATGTATCTATATCATCAATAATATCACTATATACATTGTTAAGATTGTCCTGTACAATATTTGAGTTAAGAAATTATACGGATGTAAATGGAAATTATGAGAATATTGGTTttcaaaatatgaacaggtcatatttaaaaaaaataaggctTCAAAGGAATTTTTGgatgttattattatgttcaGTAGCTTGGACATTTTATATTCGTTTTACTTATTTGCTTTTATATTATCGAGAAAAAGTAAAGAGAAGTGATaatgaatatgaaaaagttttagaagaaaaaagagaggaaagaatatacaataaaatattacaaagcGGAAAAGTAATACCAAAAAAcagtaatatattaaaagaagaatataataatattgttgAAAATAAGTACGTATCCAGTGATGCAACAACTGATGGAAATGATGATTCAAAAGAAATGTCTTCTGTTCTTGCTGACGACAGTAAGAAAAATGCAAGTATAAGACAAAGACGTTGA